A section of the Humulus lupulus chromosome 2, drHumLupu1.1, whole genome shotgun sequence genome encodes:
- the LOC133817743 gene encoding protein rough sheath 2 homolog yields the protein MKERQRWQPEEDALLRAYVKQYGPKEWNLISQRMGKPLHRDPKSCLERWKNYLKPGLKKGSLTPEEQSLVISLQAKYGNKWKKIAAEVPGRTAKRLGKWWEVFNEKQLKQLHKNMSSSSPSSLLISGTNSLQSHHHHHHQLYPEGNIPVARAGSPETAAQGPYDHILDTFAEKYVQPKLYAAGSEAAFMPAMVVTDPDPVLSLGSVNSAAPSAATLVPPWMNPPSSSAATSSLSSCTSSTPSPSVSLSLSPSEPVMDLEMSRFVPVQQLGSIVQYCKELDEGRLSLLQHKKEATWRLSRLEQQLESEKARKRREKIEETETKIRSLREEEMVSLSRIENEYRDQLSVLHREAENKEAKLVEAWCSKHVKLAKLVDQIGVHGAASLRVTTTNTRPN from the coding sequence ATGAAGGAGCGTCAGCGTTGGCAGCCGGAAGAAGACGCACTCCTCCGAGCTTACGTTAAGCAATATGGCCCCAAAGAATGGAACCTTATCTCCCAGCGCATGGGAAAGCCACTCCATCGTGACCCAAAATCTTGCCTTGAGCGCTGGAAGAACTATCTAAAGCCGGGTCTTAAGAAGGGCTCTCTCACCCCGGAAGAACAGTCTCTGGTCATCTCTCTTCAGGCAAAGTacggcaacaagtggaagaagATCGCCGCCGAGGTCCCAGGCCGTACGGCCAAGCGACTCGGTAAGTGGTGGGAAGTCTTTAATGAGAAGCAGCTCAAGCAGTTGCATAAGAACATGTCTTCATCTTCGCCTTCCTCACTGCTGATCAGTGGTACGAATAGCTTGCAGTctcatcaccatcatcatcatcagttATACCCAGAAGGGAATATTCCGGTAGCCAGGGCTGGTTCACCAGAGACCGCTGCTCAGGGCCCTTACGACCACATTTTAGATACTTTTGCCGAGAAGTACGTACAGCCAAAGCTCTACGCCGCCGGTAGCGAGGCAGCGTTCATGCCTGCCATGGTGGTGACCGATCCGGATCCGGTTCTATCACTAGGGTCGGTGAATTCTGCTGCCCCTTCCGCAGCGACATTGGTTCCGCCGTGGATGAACCCGCCATCGTCATCTGCGGCAACGTCGTCTCTTTCTTCTTGCACTTCGTCCACGCCGTCTCCTTCGGTGAGTCTCTCGCTTTCGCCGTCCGAACCGGTTATGGACCTGGAAATGAGTCGGTTCGTTCCGGTTCAGCAACTGGGTAGTATCGTTCAGTACTGTAAGGAGTTGGACGAGGGTCGGTTGAGCTTGCTGCAGCACAAGAAGGAGGCCACTTGGCGGTTGAGCAGGCTGGAGCAACAGCTGGAGTCAGAGAAAGCAAGGAAGAGGAGAGAGAAAATAGAGGAGACGGAAACCAAGATAAGGAGCTTGAGAGAAGAAGAAATGGTATCACTGAGTCGAATCGAGAACGAGTACAGAGACCAACTCAGTGTATTGCATAGAGAAGCGGAGAACAAAGAGGCAAAGCTGGTCGAAGCTTGGTGCAGTAAGCATGTGAAGCTGGCTAAGCTCGTTGACCAGATTGGGGTCCACGGTGCTGCTTCTCTTCGGGTCACCACCACCAATACTCGTCCAAATtag